Within the Naumovozyma castellii chromosome 1, complete genome genome, the region TCGACGTCTCTTTCGTGTTCGAATTGCTCGATGTGGTCCCTTAGAGTCACATAACCTTCATCCTTGTCGTATGCACCAGAAATATAGGAGACcatttggaagaattgttCTGCCTTAGGGTCATCCACCTCCTTACCATTGGGCTTACCCAAATGAGGCTCGATATGGGCTCTCAATTCACTGTGAGTCAATTGAGAACGCGCGTAACCGATGATCTTGGTGGAAGGGTCCAAGTAACCCTCCCTGAACAGCCCAAATAGGGCAGGGAAGgtcttcttcttggcaAGGTCACCGGAGGCCCCGAAAACGACGATGACGGTGTCCTTGACGAACTTGACGGGGCAGGTAGCAGCAGCAGGGATGTCGAAAGCACGCATGATGAGTTAGTAGTTTGTGTAGAGTTGTTAGTAAGGGTGGAGTCGATGTGTCGTTGAGATGACGATGGGGTGGTTCCATCCCATTGAGTTTTTATAGTGGAGGTGTTATTTTCAGTTTTTGCCAGTGACAAATCTTACGTAAGAAATCACGGTGCCACAGTTGACGCCACACTCCCCTGTTTATAACACcgattattatatttaatgatatttaACGATATTATATGATATTGCACTTGCTTACCAGGTGTTTCCCACAGTGACCAGGTCCTTCTGGGTGTCCTGCTCGACGGCGTGGAACTCGTACTCGAGTGAGGAGGTCGTGTGCTGCTGGCGCCCCAGCTTCACAGGGTCCACCAGCGTGAAGCTGTGCGAGTAGAGCTCGCTCAACTCCTGTGCCAGGGCCCTCTTCCTCACGGTGGACTGTTCGTCGTTGAGAAGCCCTCCACCGTTGATGCATCCGCCGGGGGACGCGTTCACCTCGATGTAGTCTGTCTTGTATGGGTCTGCGATGCCGTTGCCAGTGCCTTTCGAGTCTAAATTCATGTTTCTCATCGACGACGTGGCCCTCTTCCGTAACACTTGCactttcctcttttgaCCCACGGCCTTCTTGTCTAGTTGCCTCACCATGTTTTGAATGTTCCTGAACCCTGACAACTCAGCGGCAGAGGCAAGAGTGTGTCCCTCTGTGTCCAATAACCGATACTCCACCACGTTACTGTTCTTCCCCGGCAATGTAATCATTTTGGACCCTGGATGCAGGGATTGCGTCTCTAACACATACTGGTATGCGTACCCACCTGAACTGGACCCCTCGTTCGACGACCAATGCACACGAGGATCCCACCCGGCAGGCGATGCCTCCCataacaatttttcatcttgaCTCTTGAAACTTGCTAAATCTAGTTCTAATTCCTCCAGCATGGACACTAGTTCCTTCGGTGTGATGACACAGTGCACTTCGTGCTCCCCATCGGCTCTCGAGGCCTCCAACTTCTTGTCAAAGCAGGGCATCACTGTCAAATGATACATTTCTTGGCCCTCAGCCATGGCATCCAAAAACAATGCACCTGTGATTTGTTGTGGCGACTTGACGTTCAATAGCAAGGGCGCCAACCCTGGTTTGGTCTTCTCCGTGTAGATGACAAACCCGGGACAGATCGCAGATAACATGGGCTTTTCATTTAGTTTCCCCTGTGCCTTTAACTCCATAAGCTTAGCATTAGTCCTACTAATGGTTAGATTCCTCCCCATCTGCGTCCCAACGACATACCTGGCACCAAAATGTTCCCTAAACAGGCGTACCAGGGCCAAATCTAGCTCCAGGATACTCATTTGGAAATGTGCAGCCATCGATACACGACACTGTGGTGCCACACTGACACATAGCGTCTTGGTCGCTCTGGAATCTTCCCAGTCTCTCAAGAACACGGAATAACTCTGTCGAGAAAGCATGATCTCCTCACTGGACGTGATGCACCCGGAACAGGCCAGACAGTCCGACAGAGTGATGGAGACCTTCTCCAGCTCGGTGGGTTCCTTAGTCACCTCGTACTCTCCATTCTCGTTGACGTTGACGGGTTCCTTGTTGACCACGGTAGGCTTGGTGCATGCAAGTGCCGGGCTGATGAAGTCGTTGAGGTCCTCCTCCGATAGTAGCGTACTCATGATGTGGTATTCTTGGGCTTCTAGAGTCAAAACAGAGAGAAAGATGGTTGAGTGGTTTTTAATAGtttgtattattaatggaaaatgaaatttcaaagtcaTCGCGGCGGTGTTCTACGGTCGTTTCTGAGGGCAGGGTTCAACGCCAGATCCAGTCTTGCAAGCTTGTGTATGGTGTATAAGACGCCGATTCCACCTTCTATGGTAACATTGAACTCAACAATAACCAACTTGGGTCCCTTTCCACCTCTCAACACCCTGTTCTGGCCATGTTTCAAGTGTGCGCGTTATGTCTGTTTATTATCACCACAagaaagtttcaatttattatgAACAACGAAACAACGAAACAACAAACACACCAAAAACAACCACAAAGGGCACCAAGGCAGACCGCTATGACAGCGCTCGACGACCACACGACCCTTATCCCCACAAAGGATTATGCCCGCTACCGCTACTTCGCAGTCGAGTCCACACTCTCCGTCGCTGAACTGCTGGAAAGACATCCCGACTGGACTTACGAACATCCAGTGAGAGCACTCCCGGATCACTACGTCTTTTCGCAACCATTGTCATCCACTTTGCAAAGACGCTCACTACCATTGGACCCACTTCCCAACCACATTGCTTCCCTCCAGGATCTAACTCCACAACGAGACCATATTGTCAAGAGAGCACCCGTCCCCATCATAGACTCATCCATGGAACCCATCGTACAGGCGCAAAAGCAACTTCACATCAGTGATCCTTCGTTTCCCAAGCAATGGCACCTTATTAATGCTGCATTTCCCGGAAACGACGTTAACGTGAAACAATTATGGTACGAGAATGTCACGGGAACAGGAATCGTCGCCGCCATTGTCGATGATGGTGTTGATTACGATAACGATAATATCAAGGACAACTTCTCTCGTGAGGGGTCATGGGATTTCAACGATAATGGGCCCCTACCGaaaccaaaattgaaagatgatTACCATGGAACAAGATGTGCTGGTGAAATCGCCGCAAGTAAAAATAATGGTATATGTGGTGTTGGTGTCGCTTATGATGCTAAAGTCGCCGGAATTAGAATTCTTTCGGGGGAACTCACCGCAGAGGATGAAGCTGCTTCATTGGTACATGCTTTAGACGTTAATGATATttattcttgttcttgGGGGCCAAGAGATGATGGAACCCATTTGCAAGGACCAACAGATTTAGTGAAGAAGGCAATGATTAGAGGTGTCACGGAGGGAAGAGACCAAAAAGGGGCATTGTATGTGTTTGCAAGTGGTAATGGTGGGGCCTACGGTGATAATTGTAATTATGACGGATATACCAATTCCATTTACTCCATCACAGTGGGGGCCATCGATCACAAGGGTTTACATCCACCATATTCGGAAAGTTGTTCCGCCGTGATGGTCGTTACTTGTTCTTCAGGATCAGGTGAATTCATACATACGACAGATATTGGTGACAAATGTAGTAATACTCATGGTGGCACATCTGCTGCAGCTCCTTTGGCTGCTGGTGTATATACACTTGTCCTACAGGCAAACCCAGAACTAACTTGGAGAGACATTCAATATGTTTCCATCCTATCATCAAAGCAAATTAACCAAAGTGATGGAGATTGGCAAATGGGGGCTTTGGGTAAACCATATTCTCATAAATACGGGTACGGTAAGATGGATGCATATGATATGGTCACCATGGCTCGCGATTGGGAAAATGTGAAACCACAATCGTGG harbors:
- the NAR1 gene encoding iron-sulfur cluster assembly protein NAR1 (ancestral locus Anc_2.4), giving the protein MTLKFHFPLIIQTIKNHSTIFLSVLTLEAQEYHIMSTLLSEEDLNDFISPALACTKPTVVNKEPVNVNENGEYEVTKEPTELEKVSITLSDCLACSGCITSSEEIMLSRQSYSVFLRDWEDSRATKTLCVSVAPQCRVSMAAHFQMSILELDLALVRLFREHFGARYVVGTQMGRNLTISRTNAKLMELKAQGKLNEKPMLSAICPGFVIYTEKTKPGLAPLLLNVKSPQQITGALFLDAMAEGQEMYHLTVMPCFDKKLEASRADGEHEVHCVITPKELVSMLEELELDLASFKSQDEKLLWEASPAGWDPRVHWSSNEGSSSGGYAYQYVLETQSLHPGSKMITLPGKNSNVVEYRLLDTEGHTLASAAELSGFRNIQNMVRQLDKKAVGQKRKVQVLRKRATSSMRNMNLDSKGTGNGIADPYKTDYIEVNASPGGCINGGGLLNDEQSTVRKRALAQELSELYSHSFTLVDPVKLGRQQHTTSSLEYEFHAVEQDTQKDLVTVGNTW
- the KEX2 gene encoding kexin KEX2 (ancestral locus Anc_2.6) encodes the protein MFQVCALCLFIITTRKFQFIMNNETTKQQTHQKQPQRAPRQTAMTALDDHTTLIPTKDYARYRYFAVESTLSVAELLERHPDWTYEHPVRALPDHYVFSQPLSSTLQRRSLPLDPLPNHIASLQDLTPQRDHIVKRAPVPIIDSSMEPIVQAQKQLHISDPSFPKQWHLINAAFPGNDVNVKQLWYENVTGTGIVAAIVDDGVDYDNDNIKDNFSREGSWDFNDNGPLPKPKLKDDYHGTRCAGEIAASKNNGICGVGVAYDAKVAGIRILSGELTAEDEAASLVHALDVNDIYSCSWGPRDDGTHLQGPTDLVKKAMIRGVTEGRDQKGALYVFASGNGGAYGDNCNYDGYTNSIYSITVGAIDHKGLHPPYSESCSAVMVVTCSSGSGEFIHTTDIGDKCSNTHGGTSAAAPLAAGVYTLVLQANPELTWRDIQYVSILSSKQINQSDGDWQMGALGKPYSHKYGYGKMDAYDMVTMARDWENVKPQSWFYSSEESVLKSTKISEDILESTIKIDEDQLKKANLQRVEHVTVTVNIDTQIRGPTIIDLISPEGRISNLGVVRKRDVSSDGFKDWTFMSVAHWGETGIGEWKLQVRTTQDDNEIKFNNWKLKFFGESIDPEKTIPFKFGNDKPDATPIQDISSPVSSTSSISSSSIPPSVTVDPTTILEIPSATGTIDPDLDHNTPNRLPSPTEAFHYVISVFIIGVIFLILYFLFFVKSRRRIRRTRAEAYEFDIIDSDSDYDSTFDGSLASNHATNDTAVNMDDFDFDLSDEDNLSSDHGSGQDDPHIDGLLHDMQVNPFQETEQDNNADEPDLMGATPPPPETTEDTTK